Sequence from the Luteibacter aegosomaticola genome:
GTCGTATGTGCGATCTCGTCACCCGCGCAAGCGAAGTAATCGCGATCCGGGATCACGAGGTCAGCGAGCTGGCCTTCGGCGATGCGCCCCTTCTTGCCTTCCTCGTTCGAGAACCAGGTGACGTTTTCGGTCCACATCCGCAGCGCCTCTTCGCGGTCGAGGCAGTTACGTTCCGGGTAAAGCCGCAAACCGCCCACCGTGCGTCCGTTCGTCAGCCACGACAGCGATACCCAGGGGTTATAGGAAGCCACGCGCGTTGCATCGGTACCCGCCGACACCTTGACGCCCGCTTCCATGATCTTGCGCACAGGCGGCGTGGCGGCCGCGGCACCGATGCCGTAGCGCTCCACGAAATACTCGCCCTGGTACGCCATGCGGTGCTGCACGGCGATACCGCCGCCCAGTGCCGCGATGCGCTCGATGGATCGGTCGGAGACCGTTTCCGCATGGTCGAAGAACCAGTGGATGCCCTCGAGCGGGATGTCCTGGTTCACCTTCTCGAAGACATCCAGCGCGCGGCTGATGGTTTCGTCGTAGGTGGCATGCATGCGCCACGGCCAGCGGTTGCGCGCGAGCACGCGTACCACTTCTTCCAGATCACCTTCCATCTCGGGCCCCACGTCCGGGCGCGGCTGACGGAAGTCCTCGAAATCAGCCGCGGAGAACACCAGCATCTCACCGGCGCCGTTGTGGCGGAAATAGTCATCACCCTGCTGGTACGTCACCGAGCGGGTCCAGGCCACGAAATCGTCCTTTTCCTTCTTCGGCTTCTGGGTGAACAGGTTGTACGCGATACGCAGCGTGAGCTGGTTATCCTCGGCCAGCTGGCGCACCACCGCATAGTCATCCGGCCAGTTCTGCGACCCGCCGCCGGCATCAATGCATCCGGTGACGCCAAGCCGGTTGAGCTCGCGCATGAAGTGCCGGGTTGAGTTCACCTGGTACTCGAACGGCAGCGTCGGGCCCTTGGCGAGCGTGGCATAGAGAATCGTGGCGTTGGGCTTGGCCAGGAGCATGCCGGTGGGGTTGCCACTCGCATCGCGCAGGATCTCGCCGCCCGGCGGGTTCGGCGTATCCCGCGTGTACCCGCACACGCGCATGGCCGCGCCGTTCAACAAGGCGCGATCGTACAGGTGCAGGATAAACACCGGCGTATCCGGCGCGGCCGCGTTGAGCTCTTCGATCGTCGGCAGGCGCTTCTCGGCGAACTGGTGTTCGGTAAACCCACCGACCACGCGCACCCACTGCGGCGGCGGCGTGATCTCCACCTGCCGGCGCAGCATGCGCATGGCGTCCGCCAGGCTGGGCACGCCATCCCAACGCAGTTCCATGTTGTAGTTCAGGCCACCACGGATCAGGTGCAGGTGGTTGTCGATCAAACCCGGCAACACGCGCCGACCACCCACGTCGATGACGCGCGTCGCCGGCCCGGCGAGCGCGAGGATCTCGCGGTCGTCTCCCAACACAACGAAACGGCCTTCACGGATGGCGACCGCACTCACCGTCGGGCGGCGGCGGTCGAGCGTGGTGAACAGGCCTCGGTGCAGGATGAGGTCCGGGGCGGGTGCATGCGCCATGGGCAGGGTTCCAGCGAAAGTCAGGCGGGGTCGTCGTTTGACGGTTTGGTGTCGCGCTCGGTGATCGCGAAGCTCTTCGCGTGCCACAGGCTGGCCCACGCATCCGGGTGGCCCTTGACCCAGGCCACCGCGGCTTCACCGGCCAGCATGCCGAGCAGGCCGATCAGCGCGATCATCGGCGGCGCCGGCGAGCGCACGCCAAACATGCCGTACGCCACGCCTACGCCCAGCCCGAACACCAGCGAAACGATGTACGGCGCCATGGCCTTAACCCGCTTCAGACGCATGTTCGCCGAGCGCCCACTTGGAGAAGCGCACCTGGATGCCGTACGGCGTGAGGTCGCGCAGGATATCCATCACCCCCTCGTAGGTACCCGAGCGCGCCCAGTCCTGCTGCAGCTCGAACACGAACTGCAGCGAGGTGATCGGCACCGCGCCCGCCTGGACCATGCGCTGCACCGCGCGCTCATGCGCTTCCACGCTGGTGTCGCCGCACGCGTCGGTCACCACCAGCACCTCGTAGCCTTCGCGCAGCAGGTCGAGCGTCGGGAAGTTCACGCAGGCGCCGGTCCACAGGCCCGCGATCACGATGCGCTTGCGACCGGTGGCTGCGATGGCCTTGCGGAAGTCTTCATTGAGCCACGAGTTGATCGACGTGCGATCGATCAGCGGCTGGCCGGGGAAGATACCCTCGGTCACTTCCGGCATGAACGGGCCGGAGAAGCTGTCCTTCGCCACCGTGGTCAGAACAGTCGGCACGTTGAAGAGCTTCGCGGCACGCGCAAGGATCTGAACGTTATCGACGATGCTCTTACGGTCATGGCTCTGCACGCCCTGGAACATCGCGGGCTGGAAATCGATAAGCGTGAGCGCGCAGCTCGCCGGCGTGAGCAGTTCGGTAAACGACATGAAATAAAGCCTCTGGGGTGGGGTCGCGGGACGTGCGTTGCGATGGAGCCACGATAGGCAAAGCGGCTCAGCGTGCCTTGAACTTTTGTCCGCGCCCTATGCGCCAACCGCTTCAGATCAACTGATTCACGCGCCACGCGTGGGGCGTGGTGTCATACGCGCGCTTGAACGCGCGGGTGAAATGAGCCTGGTCGTTGAAACCGCAGGCCATGGCGATATCGGCGATCGCTTCATCAGAATGGCTTAAGCGGTGGCACGCGTGCTCAAGCCGGCGGTGGTGCCGCCAGCGGTGCGGGCTTTCGCCAAAGGTGACTTTGAACGCCCGGGTGAAGTACCCGCGCGAAAGGCGGCACGCTGCGGCGAGGTCGACGATCGCGAGCGGCGCGTCGAGATGAGCGAGTGCCACGTCGTTAACGACGCGTACCTGCCACGCGGCAAGACCACTCGTCTCGCGCGCTGGCGTAGGGGCGCCATCGCGGTGGATGCGCAACGCCTCGGCGATGTAGCGTGCGCACGCGGCGCGATCGACGCCTTTCAGGTCGTCCAGCTGGCGCAGGGCTTGCGAGAGCAAGGCCTGCACGAGGCCGACGGAGCCACGCCCCGCATCGGCCCGTAACGCGGGCGCGGTCGTTTCTGCTTGCATCGGTGGGGCCTTCTACACTGCCTGAAGACGTACCGGATGCTATAGACGCCCTTCCCCCACGTGACCCCCTAGATGGGGGGATGCTGCGAAAACTAGGCTTCCGATGACACCGTCGCGCCCTTGCCTGCCCGCTTCCCCAGCAGGCTCAGAAGCAAGGCGCCGACCGGCAACACGCCACCCAACACGCATACGCCGAACCACCCCGCGTGATGCCAGGCCGTCGCCCCCAGCAGCGAGCCGAGCGCGCCACCCACGAACATGGTGGTCATGAACAAGGTGTTGAGCCGGCTCTTGTACTCAGGATGCAGGCCGTAGATCAGGTGCTGGTTCGAAACGAGCGCGATCTGCACACCGAAGTCGAGCACGATCACGCCAAGGATCAGGCCGACCAGCCCCGGCACCAGACCAAACAGCAACCACGAAGCCAGGGCCGCGGCCGCACCCAATGCGATTACCGGTGCCGGGCCACGTCGATCGGCGACGCGACCGGCGATCGGTGCCATCGCCACGCCCACGGCACCGACGATACCGAACAAGCCGGCCGACGCCGCACCCAGGTTGAGCGGCGGCTCGGCAAGGCGCATGGCCAGCGTCGTCCAGAAGGCGGAGAACGACGCGAACAGCAAGGCCTGCGTGAAGGCGGCCTTGCGCAGCACCGGCTCATCACGCCACAGATGGATGAGCGAGGCGAGCACCTGCCCGTACCGCAGCGGGTGTGCCGGATGGTGCTCGGGCAAGCGCCGCGCCATCAGCCACGCGCCCAACAGGGCCACGGGAACGGATAGCCAGAACATGGCACGCCAGCCAGCCACGCTCGAAACGATGCCCGCGAGCGTGCGGCTCAACAGGATGCCGGTAAACAAGCCGCTCATCACCGTACCGATCGCGGCGCCACGACGTGCCGGTTCGGCCAGGATCGCGGCGAACGGGACGATCTGCTGCGCCACGGTCGCGCCCGCGCCAACCAGTACCGATGCGACGGCCAGCACACCCAGTCCCGGAGCAAGCGCCGTCAGCACCAGCGCCACGGCCAGCAGCACGAACTGCACGACGATGAGCCGGCGCCGTTCCAGCATGTCGCCGAGGGGCAACAGGAACAGCAGGCCGGCCGCGTAACCCAGCTGGGTCAGGGTCGGAATCCAGCCAGCCACCCGCGGATCACCCAGCGACGCCGACATCACCCCGAGCATGGGCTGGTTGTAATAGATATTGGCCACGGCAAGGCCGGTGGCAAGCGCCATCGCGAACAGCGTGGCGCGAGTGAGCCCGCTGGCGGGGCCGGTACGCGTAGTCATGGAAACGTTCCGCTGGAATCAGGTAAGCATAGTGGGGATCGGAGCGTGCGGCGGCTTGCACACGCGGCACCGGATTAGCGAAACCATGGCCTCGCACGCAGCCGCGCCACCGTGCGCTCAGGCAACCAGTAAGCGACGGGGCCGGGAACCCGCAACACCGCCTGCGTCCCACGCGGCGAGAGTGGGCGGATGCGCAGCCGGCTGGCGAGTTTCTCGGCGCGCTCGCGCATGCCCACCAGGCCGAACGAGGGCCGGCTCGCGGCCTCGCGCGGCGCATCGATGCCCTTGCCATCATCGCGCACCACCACTTCGAACCAGCGGCGCCCGAAGTGCATCTGCACGCTCACCGTCGTCGCTTCGGCGTGGCGCACGGCATTGCCGACCAGCTCGAACACGATGGCTTCGATATCATCATCGGCTGCGGGGTTCAGCGAACGTGCCATGCCACTTACGTCAACATCGACACGAACGCCGTCCGCACCATCGATATGTGCGACCCACGCCTTGAGGCGCTCCGGCAAGGTGCTCGCATCGCCGCGCGCGCCCCGCAGCCCGACGATCTTGCGCCGCCCTTCCACCAGGGCGTCCTGCGTCGCACGCATCGCGTTTTCCAGTTTGGCACGCGCGTCGGCATCATCCACCGCATCGGCCGCCACCTTCACCCGCAGCAAGACGCCTTGCAGGCTTTGTAGCAACGTGTCGTGCAATTCGCGGGCAATCCGCTCACGCTCAAGCAGGCGCGCGCAGATGAGGATGCCAAGGCTGCGCAACCGCCACAGGTAAGCGAGGTACAGGAGTCCGAGAACAGCCAGTACCACGAGGCCGTGGAACCAGGTGGTCTGCCACGCATACGGCGTGATCCGGATCACCTGTGATGCCGCCGTGGCCGACCACACCCCATCCTCGTTCGCTGCCTTGACGAAGAAGCGGTACTCGCCAGGACCCAGGTTCGTATAGGTCACGTGGCGGACGTTACCGGCATCCTGCCATTCGGTATCGACGCCATCGAGCCGATGCATGAATTGCGCCCGGCCGGGAACGCCCAGCACCGGTGCCGAGTATTCGATATCCAGCCGCCGCGTGCCTGCCGGAAGCACCTCTGACGCACCAGGCGCCTCACCGTTGATTTTCGACACCACGGCGACCGGCGCGATGCGGTTGCGCACGAGTCTCGCCGTATCCACGGAGGCCAGGCCGGTATCGCCAGCGATCCACAGGGTGCTCCCCGCCCCCGGCACGATCGAAGGGGCCGGACGCTCGTCGCTGATGCCTGGCAAGCCGTCGCGCTCATCGAAACGCTCGAAGGCCACCCGCGTCGCCGGTGCCTTTCGCCAGGCCACCAGTGCATCGGGCGCCACCCGATAGAGGCCACGAACCGTCTTGACCCACAGCGAGCCATCGCCCTGCTCCACAATGCCCGTGGCATCGCGCAGCGGCTCGTCGCCGCGCACGCGGAGCGTCTGTACAGGGCGCCCCGGCATGACGAACTGGACGCCTTCCTGCCCTGCGATCCAGGTGCCGCCGGCATGCGGCCACAATGCGAACACCTGGCCGACGGCAATCCCGTCGCGCGCATCCAGTACGTGCACGTCGCTGCCATCATCTTCGAGCCATGCGAGCTTGTTGCCGCTGTAGCCGATCCAGAGGCCATGATCGGTACGCCGTGCGATCGACAACGCGTAATCCGGCCGATCGGGCAAGCCTGCCGCCGCGGCGAACTGGCGTGTCTCGCCATCGGCGTAGCGGAACGCCGAATCCGAGAGTCCCCAGATCGACCCATCCCGCGCCTGGGCCACGCCCAGGTAGCGAAGCATCCCGGTGCGACCTTCCGGATGGATCGGCACCGACACCGCACGCTCACCATCCAGATGGACGATGCCATCCTGCCCGCCCATCAGGATCGAACCATCCAGCGCCGTCGCCGCCGACGTGACATGGATCAGATCGACGGGCCACGTTTTCAGCGTGACGCCATGCGATGCCACCGTGCCGTCCATGCGGCCTTCCCAGAGGACGCCCTTGCCATCCACGGCAATGGCTGGAAAGACCGTTTCGCCCGGCATCGCCACGCGGCGGAACGTGCCCAGGCGGAACTGATCGACACTCGACGTGGTGGCAACCCACATATTGCCTTCGCGATCCGGGAACACCGAGACCGCTTGCGCTCCGCCCAGCCCATCGCGCATGCCGTAGTTCTCCACTACGGGTTTGCCGCCCGGGACGGGCCATGACGCGCGCTGTAACCCGACAGACGTGCCAACCCATAGCGCGCCCTCGCTGTCGACGTGCGTATCGGACATGATGCTTTCGGGATCGCGCCACTGCGAATGCAGGCGGCCGAGTCGTCCGTCATAGGCTTCGTCGATCGTGGCAGCCGTCACGACATGCGTCGACGGCGCAACGCGCCACGCCGCGTCACGACCGATGATCCATAACGCGCCATCCTTGCCGCGAACCCCCTGGATGAACCGCTGGTTGGGCGGCGCACCGAGTGCAAGCCGCTGCCAGCGTCCATCCTCGAACTGGTAAGCCCCTCGCGTACTCACCGCCCACAGTGACCCATCGTCGAGCTGGGTCAGGTACATCACCGTGGCGCGCGCAGGCTCGACGTCGTAACTGGTGATCGCGCCGTCCTTGATCCGGGTCACGTAGCCACGCCGGTCGCCGATCCAGAGGGAGCCATCCGGCGTCCCGACCATCGTCATGATCTCGCGATGGGGCAGTTTGCCCGAGAGGCTGCCATCGAAGCTGACGCCATCAAAGCGATAGAGGCCGGTGACGCCGCCGAGCCAGAGAAAGCCATCGCGATCCTGCGCCATCGCGCGGATCTCCGCGGGCGCCCCATCCTTCGCGGTGAACACCGTGTGCTGCCAGCGGGTGATCGGCGTGACCTCGCCTGGCGCAGCCCAGCCCGGGTGCACCACAACGAACAACAACAGCAGAGCCAGCAAGGCCCGGGATAAACCTGCCATGGGGGTCACTGGCTGAAAGGATGACTGGCTACAAACGAGGTACCATTTTGACGCTGCGCAACAATCCCATCTAGCCTATCCGCGCCGCCCTCTTCAAACCGCGATAGGAATCGACAACGCCAAGTCCCTGCCCGACCGCCGATGAACGCCCCACCGCTCCGCCTCCTGGTCGTCGACGACCACCCCCTGTTCCGCGCCGGTGTCGTCGCCATGCTCGCGAGCGAGGCCGGCCTGCAGGTGGTCGCCGAAGCAGGCACCGGCCACGAGGCAGTCGAAGCCTTCCGCCAGCACCGGCCCGACCTGGTCGTGACCGACCTGATGCTGCCGGACATGGATGGAGACCGCGTCACCGCGGCGGTCCGCGCGATCGACCCGGAGGCACGGGTGCTCGTCCTCACGACCTACCCCGGCGATGCTGCCGCGCGGCGCGCGCTGGATGCCGGTGCGCTGGGCTACCTGCTCAAGACCTCGCTCGTCGACGACCTCGTGTCGACCGTCCGCGCGGTCGCCGCTGGGCAGCGCCGGGTCTCCCCCGAGGTGGCCCAGCAACTCGCCGAACACCACGGTGGGTCCGTGCTGAGCGAGCGCGAGATCGACGTGCTACGCGGCGTCGCCGACGGCCTGGAGAACAAGCAGATCGCCCAGCGGCTCGGCCTGTCCGCCGATACCGTGAAGGAATACCTTTCCAACGCGATGGGTAAGCTACACGCGACCAACCGCGCACACGCGCTATCGATCGCCCTGACCCGCGGCTTCCTGCGCTGAGCGATCAGCGCACCGCGTGGCGCGGCACGGTCACCTTGAACTCCACGCCCTCTTCGACGTTCTGCGCCACCACCGAGCCACCGTGCGCACGCACGAACTGGTCGACGATGTACAAACCCAGGCCCAGGCCACGGCTCTGGTGGAAACTGCCCTTGAACGGCTCGAAGATCCGCTGCACGAGGTTCGCCGGCAGCACGCCGGCATTGCGGACGCTCAGCTGCACGGTCGCGGTATCGCTGCCGTCCACGCTCAGCACGATCGGCGTACTGCCCAACGCGTACTGCACCGCGTTACCCAGCAGGTTCGACAGCACCTGCGCCATGCGTGTGGAGTCGAAATAGCCCAGGGTATCGCCGCGCGTGGTGACTTCGATCGCGCGGGTCGGGTTGGCCTGGCGCGTCTCTTCCGCCACGGTCTCCGCAAGCGCCCCCAGGTCATGGTTCGCCAGCTCGAGGCGGACCACGCCGGAGCGGATCCGCGAGAAGTCGAGCAGCTGGTCGATCATCCGCGCCATGCGCCGCGCGCTCGTTTCCACATGGTGCGCGGTGCGGGCGAGCGGGCCATCGCCCACTTCCACCATGATCCGGTCGGCGCACAGGGTAATGGCCGAAAGCGGCGTGCGCAGATCATGCGTAAGCACCGCGATCATCGCCTCGTTGAGCTGCAACGCGCGCTCAAGGCGTGCGTTCTGCGCCTTCAGCTGCTGTCGCTGCTGGTACAGCTGCACGAACACATCGACCTTGCCGAGGATGATCCGGGGGTCGATCGGCTTGTGCAGGAAATCCACCGCGCCGGTTTCATAGCCCTTGAACGATCGTGCCGGGTCATTGGGCGAGGCCGTGAGGAAGATGATGGGTACATCACGCGTGCGCTGCGAGCCACGCATCAGCTCCGCCAGCACGAAGCCATCCATATCCGGCATCTGGACATCGAGCAGCGCGAGCGCCACATCGTGGACCAGGAGCAGCTCAAGGGCTTCAGGCCCCGAGGCCGCCTTCAGGATGCGGATATCGTCGCGCGCGAGCAGTGCCTCCATGGCCACGAGGTTCTGCGGCACGTCATCCACGATAAGGACGTTGGCCAGCTCGCGCGTGGCGGCCGGTTCGTCGAGCAAGGTCATCGACAGGGTCATGGGGCTAGGGTTCCAAGCCGGCGGCACAGGTCGCCGAGGGTAACAATGGCATCGGCGCCCGCGTGGGCGATGGCCGAGGCGGGCATGATAGGGGCAACGGCTTCGTCGGGATCCTGGATCCACACGATGCCGCCTTCGCGACGCACGGCAGCCACGCCAGCACTGCCATCACTGCTCGCACCCGTGAGCAGGATGGCGAGCAGGCCTTCGCCGAACACTTCCGCGGCCGATTCGAACAACGGATCGATGGCCGGGCGGGAATACAACACGGGCTCATCGCGGGAGAGCGATACCGTGGTCCGGTCTTCGACCAACAGGTGGTAATCCGGCGGCGCGAACAACACCACGCCGCCGCAGAGCGGCTCCTTGTCCTGGGCCTCGGCCACAGGCAATGCGCACGATCCATCAAGCAGTGCCGGGATGCCGCTGGGTCGGTCACGCGGAATGTGTTGCACGACCAGGACGGGTGCCGGGAACGTCGCAGGGAAGCAACCCAGCACATCGCGCAGGGCTTGCACGCCGCCTGCCGACGCACCAATCACCACCGCCTGCGGGAAAGGCAGGGTCACGACGCTGTCCTCCGGTACAGGCGCTCATGCGGTGCGCACGCCTCGAAATCCGCCGCATGCGCGCCGAACTGCAGGGACTCCTTCGCACCCAGCCCAAGGAAACCCCGGCGCACGAGCGAGTCATGGAACAGGCCAACCGCCCGGTCCTGAAGCTCGCGATTGAAATAGATGAGCACGTTGCGGCACGAGACGAGGTGCACTTCGGAGAACACCGCGTCGGTGGCCAGGCTGTGGTCGGCAAACACCACCTGCTTCTTCAGCCGGCGATCGAAGACGGCACCGCCATAACCGGTGGTGAAGTACTCCGAGAGCGACCGGCGGCCACCGGCTGCCTGGTAGTTCCGGCTGAACAAGGCCATGCGATCGAGCGGGAACACACCGCTCTCCGCCGCCTCGAGCGCGGCCGGGTTGATATCGGTCGCGTAGATCACCGCGCGATCGAGCAGGCCTTCCTCCTCCAGCAGGATCGCCATGGACCACACTTCTTCACCCGTGCTGCACCCGGCGATCCACACCTTGATGCTCGGGTACGTCTTCAGGACAGGGATCGCATGTTCGCGCAACGCCGCGAAATAGCCCGGGTCGCGGAACATCTCCGAGACCTGCACCGTGAAGTACTGCATGGCTTCGGCAAAGAACGCCGGATCGTGGATCACGCGGTGCTGCAGGTCACTCAGCCGCTCCATGCCGTAGCGGCCCATCGCATGGCGCATGCGCCGGCGCAATGAGCTCACCGCGTAGTGGCGAAAGTCGTAGTGGTAGCGCAGGTATACCGCTTCAAGCAGTACCTTGAGCTCCAGGTCGAACAGTTCGGTTTCGGCCGACATCAGTGCCTCGAGCACCACACGCGGCACAGCGATACGAGCTTGTCGATATCGATGGGCTTGGCGATGTAATCGTTGGCACCGGCCGCCAGGCAACGTTCGCGATCATCCGACATGGCCTTAGCGGTCAGCGCGATGATCGGCAGTTCCGCGAAGCGGCTATCCGCGCGGATGCGGCGCATGGCTTCCAGGCCATCCATCTCCGGCATCATGATGTCCATGAGCACCAGGTCCACGTCGGCGTGGGCCAGCCGTTCCACGGCCTCGCGGCCATTGCGGGCGATTTCCAGGCGCACGCCCAGCGGCTCCAGCACGCTGGTGAGGGCGAAGATGTTGCGGACGTCGTCTTCGGCCAGCAGCACGGTACGCCCGTCCAGCATGGCGTCGCGCTTCCGTGCCTCGCGCAGCAAGCGCTGTTGGTCGGTGGGTAGCGAGGCCTCCACGCTGTGCAGGAACAGGGTCACTTCATCAAGCAGGCGCTCCGGCGAACGCGCGCCCTTGATAATGATGCTGCGCGAATAGCGACGCAGGCGCTGCTCTTCCTCGCGGGTGAGCGAGCGGCCGGTGTAGACGATGACCGGCGGGAAGGCGAACGCTTCGCTCGCCGCCATGTGCTCGAGCAGGTCGTAGCCACTGCCGTCCGGCAGCACCAGGTCCATTACCAGGCAATCGAACGTCGCCGTCTGCAGCCGCTCGAGGGCCTCGCGGATACTGCCCACCGCTACGATCTCGAGTTGCTCGCGCGCGAGCAACAGGGTCAGGTTGTTACGTAGATCGGCGTCGTCCTCGACAATCAGCAGGTGACGCATGGTGCGGGCGTAGCGGTCTTCGAGCTGCGCGATCGCATCGACCAGGCGCTCGCGCGTCGCAGGCTTCATCAGGTGACCGACGGCACCGAGTTCCATGGCGAGATGCGCCTGCTCCGTCGCCGAGACCACGTGCACGGGGATATGCCGCGTCGAGGGATCGCGTTTCAGGCGTTCGAGCACGCTGAGGCCGGACACGTCGGGCAAACCGATATCGAGCAGCACGCCGCTCGGTCCATGCGACGCCGCCAGGGCAAGCGCCTCATCGGCGGTGCCGGCCACGACGCAATCGAAATCCAGTTCGTGGGCAAGTTCCACGAGCGCGCGGGCGAAGACGGGATCGTCTTCCACCACCAGGATCAGGCGTCCCGGACGCTGCGGCGAGGCCCGGTCATCGGCCACCGTGGGGATGACTGACACGGCCTGCATGGGTGCGGGCGGCTGCGCCACGGGGCGAGGTGCGTAGACCTTGGGCGCGTAGGCCGCTGCGGGATGTGAAGTCGGCGGTGCTGCCGCAGGCGCGCTGTTGATATACGCCGAGCCGTCGATGGGCAGCTCGAGCGTAAAGGTACTGCCCTGCCCCAGAGCACTCGCAACACTGATGTCGCCGCCCATGCGCTGCGCGAGATCGCGCGAAATGGACAGGCCCAGGCCAGAGCCGCCGAACTTGCGGCTGGTACTGCCGTCGGCCTGGCGGAAGGCTTCGAAGATCACGCCGAGCTGGGCCGGATCGATGCCGATACCGGTATCGGACACCGTGAAGCGAATCCGCTCACCCGGCGCAGCCTCGACACGCAACGCGACCTCGCCCGCCTCGGTGAACTTCACCGCGTTGGCGACCAGGTTCTTCACGACCTGTCGAAGGCGCTGCTCATCGCCGATCAGCCGGGTTGGCGCGCCCGGCGCCAGCTCGATGCGCAGCCCAAGGCCCTTCT
This genomic interval carries:
- a CDS encoding amidohydrolase, translated to MAHAPAPDLILHRGLFTTLDRRRPTVSAVAIREGRFVVLGDDREILALAGPATRVIDVGGRRVLPGLIDNHLHLIRGGLNYNMELRWDGVPSLADAMRMLRRQVEITPPPQWVRVVGGFTEHQFAEKRLPTIEELNAAAPDTPVFILHLYDRALLNGAAMRVCGYTRDTPNPPGGEILRDASGNPTGMLLAKPNATILYATLAKGPTLPFEYQVNSTRHFMRELNRLGVTGCIDAGGGSQNWPDDYAVVRQLAEDNQLTLRIAYNLFTQKPKKEKDDFVAWTRSVTYQQGDDYFRHNGAGEMLVFSAADFEDFRQPRPDVGPEMEGDLEEVVRVLARNRWPWRMHATYDETISRALDVFEKVNQDIPLEGIHWFFDHAETVSDRSIERIAALGGGIAVQHRMAYQGEYFVERYGIGAAAATPPVRKIMEAGVKVSAGTDATRVASYNPWVSLSWLTNGRTVGGLRLYPERNCLDREEALRMWTENVTWFSNEEGKKGRIAEGQLADLVIPDRDYFACAGDEIAHTTSLLTMVGGRVVYASGPFSAHDEGGVPPAMPDWSPVRDYGGYAAWAAHKQREDAAARVGQPACGCASACTVHGHDHARSHAANVPVGDFKSFWGALGCACWAV
- a CDS encoding DUF1427 family protein, producing MAPYIVSLVFGLGVGVAYGMFGVRSPAPPMIALIGLLGMLAGEAAVAWVKGHPDAWASLWHAKSFAITERDTKPSNDDPA
- a CDS encoding hydrolase codes for the protein MSFTELLTPASCALTLIDFQPAMFQGVQSHDRKSIVDNVQILARAAKLFNVPTVLTTVAKDSFSGPFMPEVTEGIFPGQPLIDRTSINSWLNEDFRKAIAATGRKRIVIAGLWTGACVNFPTLDLLREGYEVLVVTDACGDTSVEAHERAVQRMVQAGAVPITSLQFVFELQQDWARSGTYEGVMDILRDLTPYGIQVRFSKWALGEHASEAG
- a CDS encoding helix-turn-helix transcriptional regulator — translated: MQAETTAPALRADAGRGSVGLVQALLSQALRQLDDLKGVDRAACARYIAEALRIHRDGAPTPARETSGLAAWQVRVVNDVALAHLDAPLAIVDLAAACRLSRGYFTRAFKVTFGESPHRWRHHRRLEHACHRLSHSDEAIADIAMACGFNDQAHFTRAFKRAYDTTPHAWRVNQLI
- a CDS encoding MFS transporter — its product is MTTRTGPASGLTRATLFAMALATGLAVANIYYNQPMLGVMSASLGDPRVAGWIPTLTQLGYAAGLLFLLPLGDMLERRRLIVVQFVLLAVALVLTALAPGLGVLAVASVLVGAGATVAQQIVPFAAILAEPARRGAAIGTVMSGLFTGILLSRTLAGIVSSVAGWRAMFWLSVPVALLGAWLMARRLPEHHPAHPLRYGQVLASLIHLWRDEPVLRKAAFTQALLFASFSAFWTTLAMRLAEPPLNLGAASAGLFGIVGAVGVAMAPIAGRVADRRGPAPVIALGAAAALASWLLFGLVPGLVGLILGVIVLDFGVQIALVSNQHLIYGLHPEYKSRLNTLFMTTMFVGGALGSLLGATAWHHAGWFGVCVLGGVLPVGALLLSLLGKRAGKGATVSSEA
- a CDS encoding sensor histidine kinase; the protein is MAGLSRALLALLLLFVVVHPGWAAPGEVTPITRWQHTVFTAKDGAPAEIRAMAQDRDGFLWLGGVTGLYRFDGVSFDGSLSGKLPHREIMTMVGTPDGSLWIGDRRGYVTRIKDGAITSYDVEPARATVMYLTQLDDGSLWAVSTRGAYQFEDGRWQRLALGAPPNQRFIQGVRGKDGALWIIGRDAAWRVAPSTHVVTAATIDEAYDGRLGRLHSQWRDPESIMSDTHVDSEGALWVGTSVGLQRASWPVPGGKPVVENYGMRDGLGGAQAVSVFPDREGNMWVATTSSVDQFRLGTFRRVAMPGETVFPAIAVDGKGVLWEGRMDGTVASHGVTLKTWPVDLIHVTSAATALDGSILMGGQDGIVHLDGERAVSVPIHPEGRTGMLRYLGVAQARDGSIWGLSDSAFRYADGETRQFAAAAGLPDRPDYALSIARRTDHGLWIGYSGNKLAWLEDDGSDVHVLDARDGIAVGQVFALWPHAGGTWIAGQEGVQFVMPGRPVQTLRVRGDEPLRDATGIVEQGDGSLWVKTVRGLYRVAPDALVAWRKAPATRVAFERFDERDGLPGISDERPAPSIVPGAGSTLWIAGDTGLASVDTARLVRNRIAPVAVVSKINGEAPGASEVLPAGTRRLDIEYSAPVLGVPGRAQFMHRLDGVDTEWQDAGNVRHVTYTNLGPGEYRFFVKAANEDGVWSATAASQVIRITPYAWQTTWFHGLVVLAVLGLLYLAYLWRLRSLGILICARLLERERIARELHDTLLQSLQGVLLRVKVAADAVDDADARAKLENAMRATQDALVEGRRKIVGLRGARGDASTLPERLKAWVAHIDGADGVRVDVDVSGMARSLNPAADDDIEAIVFELVGNAVRHAEATTVSVQMHFGRRWFEVVVRDDGKGIDAPREAASRPSFGLVGMRERAEKLASRLRIRPLSPRGTQAVLRVPGPVAYWLPERTVARLRARPWFR
- a CDS encoding response regulator transcription factor; protein product: MNAPPLRLLVVDDHPLFRAGVVAMLASEAGLQVVAEAGTGHEAVEAFRQHRPDLVVTDLMLPDMDGDRVTAAVRAIDPEARVLVLTTYPGDAAARRALDAGALGYLLKTSLVDDLVSTVRAVAAGQRRVSPEVAQQLAEHHGGSVLSEREIDVLRGVADGLENKQIAQRLGLSADTVKEYLSNAMGKLHATNRAHALSIALTRGFLR
- a CDS encoding hybrid sensor histidine kinase/response regulator; this translates as MTLSMTLLDEPAATRELANVLIVDDVPQNLVAMEALLARDDIRILKAASGPEALELLLVHDVALALLDVQMPDMDGFVLAELMRGSQRTRDVPIIFLTASPNDPARSFKGYETGAVDFLHKPIDPRIILGKVDVFVQLYQQRQQLKAQNARLERALQLNEAMIAVLTHDLRTPLSAITLCADRIMVEVGDGPLARTAHHVETSARRMARMIDQLLDFSRIRSGVVRLELANHDLGALAETVAEETRQANPTRAIEVTTRGDTLGYFDSTRMAQVLSNLLGNAVQYALGSTPIVLSVDGSDTATVQLSVRNAGVLPANLVQRIFEPFKGSFHQSRGLGLGLYIVDQFVRAHGGSVVAQNVEEGVEFKVTVPRHAVR